The sequence below is a genomic window from Chondrinema litorale.
TCATTCGAAAATAATATTAGAGCTAAGAGCGAATTGTTTAATTATCTCATCCAAAATGGTGGTAATGCATTTATTCCTTCTAAAGATGACATTTTATTTAATATGTCTAAGAGGTTTAAAGAACCTATTCTTTATGGAAAAGAAGGCAACTTTTCTTATTTGAAGTTTAACGAAGAATCTGTTTATGTGAGCTTCGAAACCGAAAATGAAAACACCTATCAATCTAAATTATTTGGAGCTTTCAATTTTGCTAATATAGAAGCCGCATGGTGTATCGGAAAATATTTTAATATACCCGAAAGTTTGCTCTCTGAAGCTGTGTGTAATTATGCTCCTACAAACAATCGCTCTCAAATTGTTGAAAAAGGAACCAATACCTTACTACTCGATGCATACAATGCAAACCCTTCGTCGGTAAGTGCTGTACTACAAAGTTTCATAAACATGAAAAATCCAAAACAGAAATTAGCCATTTTAGGCGACATGCTTGAGCTAGGAGAAATTAGTAGTGAAGAACATTTTGAAATTGCCAAACAGGCTTGCAATGCCAAATTAACTAGTTTTTTCTGCGGTTCTTTGTTTTTTGAACATAAAAGCAGCTTTCCAGAGGCTACTTTCTTCGAAAAGAAAGAAGAACTCGCCGCTTTTTTACAAAAAAGAAAATTAGAAAGTCATTTTATTTTATTGAAAGGATCAAGAGGAATTAAGCTCGAAACACTGCTGGATTATCTATAATATGCTAATTCCTGACATGTTCAGACTACACTGAAAAATCAATGCGTTAGAATCATAAGAATCTGAATCTAAAGAACTAACAGATTAATTCCAATCAAAAAGTTACTATGTCAGGCTTATGAAACTTTATACAGAAGTTAGAAATAATAAGGGGAAAGTAAATTTCAGATTGCTTTTCAATGAAGACAAAAAGATAATCCAAACAATATGGCTGGGCTACCAGCAGATGGACGACATTAAAAGAGGCGTTGCAAAAATAATTAACTTTTTAAATGAAAATCCTGATCACTACTACGGACATATTAATGATGTATCTGGACTAAAAAAACTTTGGTCTGCGAAAAAAGATAAGTTCGGTGGTGTATTTGTGCCCAACATTAGAGCATTAGGAATCACCTATCAGGCAGAAATTAAATCAGATGAACAATTACTAGAATCTCCTGATAATCATTATCCATTAATTAATATTGGAGATATTGGTTACAATATTTTTAAAACCGTAGATGATGCCATGCTTTGGCTAATAGGCCAAAATCAACTACATTTGGTTTAATCTTAATTTGATAACACCTCTATTTTCACATAGATAGAGAAAGATTATATATTTTTGCCACGCATAATAGCGTGGTTTTTTTTTGAAAAAATTTTAACATGGGGATAAGATCGAAACTGAGTAAACCTTTTGCAGCATATATTAACTACCAACAAAAAAAATGGACTTCTCAACCTGTTGAAACTCAACAAAAGGTAATGCAAAAATTGGTAAGCAAAGCCAAAAATACCTTATTTGGGAAAGACCATCAGTTCAGTGAGATCAATAGCTATCAAGACTTTAAAGAGGCTGTTCCTGTAAGAGATTATGAAGC
It includes:
- a CDS encoding UDP-N-acetylmuramoyl-tripeptide--D-alanyl-D-alanine ligase, which translates into the protein MQTEALYQLYKQHPIITTDTRKIEHGSLFFALKGPRFNGNEYATEALQKGAEYAVVDEIADENKANEKLILVDDVLTSLQQLANHHRNQMKIPVIAITGSNGKTTTKELLYQVLSKNYKTFATPGNFNNHIGLPITILQTPAGTEMLILEMGDNSLGEVDALCKIANPDLGLITNIGKDHLEGFGSFENNIRAKSELFNYLIQNGGNAFIPSKDDILFNMSKRFKEPILYGKEGNFSYLKFNEESVYVSFETENENTYQSKLFGAFNFANIEAAWCIGKYFNIPESLLSEAVCNYAPTNNRSQIVEKGTNTLLLDAYNANPSSVSAVLQSFINMKNPKQKLAILGDMLELGEISSEEHFEIAKQACNAKLTSFFCGSLFFEHKSSFPEATFFEKKEELAAFLQKRKLESHFILLKGSRGIKLETLLDYL